A genomic window from Candidatus Hydrogenedentota bacterium includes:
- a CDS encoding 2Fe-2S iron-sulfur cluster binding domain-containing protein, translated as MGERMCRVQFDPGGRAVEVLPGTLLVEAAGRAGLALDTPCGGGGTCGKCLVRIR; from the coding sequence GTGGGCGAGAGAATGTGCAGGGTTCAGTTTGACCCCGGCGGACGCGCGGTGGAAGTGCTGCCGGGCACGCTGCTGGTGGAGGCGGCGGGCCGCGCGGGCCTTGCGCTGGACACCCCCTGCGGCGGGGGCGGGACCTGCGGCAAGTGCCTGGTGCGGATTCG